The Bradyrhizobium sp. CCGB01 genome segment AAGCGCGTCGCTGACGTCCTTCTGGAGCGAGGTCATCAGATTGTTGCCGGCAAAGCCCGACGCCGCTTCCTTGACCTCGTCAAAGCTCTTCTTGAGGTCGGCCATCTCGGCCTCGCGCATCGCTTCCTGGAACTGGCCCTGGAATTCGGCGGCCATCTTGCGGGCCTTGCCCATCCACTGCCCGACCATGCGCAGCACGCCCGGCAGCTCTTTCGGGCCGATGGCGACCAGGGCCACGACCCCGATCAGGACCAGTTCACTCCACCCGATGTCGAACATGAGGTCTTCCGTTCACGCCAGCCGCAACCGGCCCAATCCCTCGCGCGCAGGATCGGGACCGCTACCCGCGTCTCGCGTGCTCTCTTTCTCAGACGGCCTTGCTGCCGACGTCGGACCGGGTCGTGCTCGGCGCTGCGTTGTGCTCGAGCGACTTGGCCGGCTCGGGCTTGTCGGCGACCTTGTCGTCGTCCTGCATGCCCTTCTTGAACGCCTTGATGCCCTGCGCCACGTCGCCCATCAGATCCGAAATCTTGCCGCGGCCGAACAGCAGCAGGACGACTGCGATCACCAGGATCCAGTGCCAAATGCTAAGCGAACCCATCCTGCAACCCTCCAAACACGCTTGGCCGGGGACCCGACCGATCTTCCCCGAAACCTAGGCTCGGCAGGCCTCAAAAACAAGGACCAAGGCAGCGCCAATTCGCTGTTGGCGCTACGTAATCTTGCTAAGTGTTAACTGGTCGCAGGGAGCCTCTCCAGGGCCGGGACGTCAGTCCTCGCTACCACCCTCGCCGCCCTCAGTGCCGCCTTCCGGCGCCTCGGGCTCGACCGCGGGTGCCAGCGCCAGATCGAGGTCCTCGCCGGGTTCCAGCGGATCCTCGTCCTCACGCAGCTGCGGGTCGTCCGACGGGGTCGGCACGCTGAATCCGGTCGGCAGGCGTGAATCCAGCAGGCCCGTGCCCTTGAGCTCTTCCAGGCCCGGCAGATCGCCAAGCTGTTCCAGGGTGAACTG includes the following:
- the tatB gene encoding Sec-independent protein translocase protein TatB — its product is MFDIGWSELVLIGVVALVAIGPKELPGVLRMVGQWMGKARKMAAEFQGQFQEAMREAEMADLKKSFDEVKEAASGFAGNNLMTSLQKDVSDALRVDALDKPAETTATAAVEPPATEALATPTTPEAPTPETFVEAEAHAAVNEPLAITREVEQAQAAQTSVTQDTAPSEAIKDVKAS
- a CDS encoding twin-arginine translocase TatA/TatE family subunit, translating into MGSLSIWHWILVIAVVLLLFGRGKISDLMGDVAQGIKAFKKGMQDDDKVADKPEPAKSLEHNAAPSTTRSDVGSKAV